The following is a genomic window from Phyllobacterium zundukense.
TCGCCTTGGCGATCATCCATTCGAAAGGCGGCGCCAAATCCTTTCTTCTTGCCTTGGTGATCATACCGTTTTGGCTATCGGCGCTCGTGCGTGCGCTTGCCTGGCTTATATTGCTTCGCAACAACGGGCTGGTGAACGAAACGCTTCTTTCGCTAGGCCTTGTGTCAGAGCCACTAAAGCTCGCTCGAAACCAACTCGGGGTCCTGATCGCGATGGTTCATTTCTGTGTCCCGTTCGCGGTCTTTCCAATCTTAGGCGCGATAAACGCCTTAGACTCGCGGCATCTCATGGCTGCCAAGAGCCTCGGAGCTACTCAATTCCACGCTTGGAAAGACGTACATTTCCCCCTGACCCTACCCTCGGTGATCTCTGCATCTTTCCTCGTTTTCGTGCTCTGTCTAGGATTTTTCGTCACTCCGGCAATCATCGGCGGTGGACGGGTCGTCATGGTGAGTGAGTATGTGAGCCTCTCGGTCCTCGTGACGCTGCGTTGGACAGCTGCCGCCGCGCTTTCCGTGGCCATTCTGCTTGCGACCATATGCTTCATGGGATTGGTCGGAAGGTTGGTCGGGTTTCGCCGGCTGATGGAGGGCGATTGATGCTTATGCTTTTCAACGGTCGCACCCGTCTGGTCCTGCTTTCTCTTGGATGGCTTTTCGGCCTCTTCCTCCTCGCACCAACACTCATTGTTTTCCCAATCGGCCTGAACGACAGTCGATTTGTCGTTATGCCGGATAGTATCTCACATCTCTCAATGCAGCATGTCGTGACCGTATTCACGGACCCGATGTGGCTGACCGGCATGCGAGACAGCTTCATCGTAGCCACAGCCACAGCTCTCATCTCGACTGCAATCGGCACAGCCTTCGCCATCGGCACTTGGCACGTCAAAGCTCGGTGGACGACGGCGCTTACCGTCTTGATTGTCTCGCCGATGATCGTACCGCCGATCGTGTCGGCCGTAGCACTTTATAAGATGTGGACTGCAATCGGCCTCTATGACACCTGGATTGGCGTCATCCTCGCTCATTCGATCCTGGCGACGCCGTTTGCGGCGCTAACAGTGTCTTCCTCACTCGCCCTGGTTGATCCGAAGCTTGAGCAAGCAGCCCGTAGCCTCGGAGCATCGAGGCTACGCACGATCGTTGATGTGATATTGCCGAACATCAAGGGCGGGGCCGCGGCCGGTGCTTTGTTTGCGTTCATCATGTCGTGGGACGAACTCGTCCTGACGCTGTTCGTGGCAAATCGGGTCGTCTACACGCTGCCGCGCAAAATGTGGGACGGCATCAAGGAAAATGTCGATCCTTCGGTCGCTGCCGTCTCCGCGCTGCTCATCATTCTCACCTTGATCGTTCTGGCCGTAGGAAACCTCCTGCGAGCATCCGATCCCATTCGACAGGATCATTGACATGAACCACTTCACCCAATCCGGCCACTCGGTCGAGATCCGATCGCTCAGCAAGCATTTCGGATCTGTTCGCGCATTGCATGACGTGTCTCTGGATGTCAGGGCGGGCGAATTCATAAGCCTTCTTGGGCCGTCTGGTTCGGGGAAATCGACTTTGTTGATGGCAATTGCGGGCTTCGTCGGATGCGACGGCGGCCAAATATTGGTCAATGGGTCGGACATTACGCCGCTCGCAGCCGAAAGGCGTTCGCTCGGAGTCGTGTTTCAGGGATATGCTCTGTTTCCCCATATGACGGTTGCTGAGAATGTCGCTTACCCTCTCAAACTGCGAAAGCTGCCGGGCGCCGAGATTGCCCGACTTGTGAAAGCGGTACTCGATCTTGTCAAACTTGCGGGCATGGAGGATCGGAAGCCCCGGCAACTCTCGGGCGGCCAACAGCAGCGCGTGGCTTTAGCTCGGGCCTTCGTGTTCCAGCCAAGCGTGGTACTCTTGGACGAACCACTTTCCGCACTGGACAAACAATTGCGCAGCGAACTGCAGTTCGAGCTGAAAAGCTTGCACGAAAGGCTTGGTACGACCTTTATCAACGTCACGCATGACCAGGAGGAGGCGATGGCAATGTCCGACCGAGTTGCCATTCTCCGCAATGGCAAACTGGAGCAGGTGGGTACGCCCCAAGACGTCTATAATAGACCGTCCTCGCGCTTCATTGCCGAATTTGTGGGCCATGCCGCAATTCTTCCTGGCTCGATTGTCGCGAATGACAACAATCTGATCACCGTGCAGTGCCGGGATTTTCAGTTTGTCGTTCCAGAAGCGGCGTACGCGGGCAATGATCGTGATGTAAATATCGTCTTGCGGCCAGAAAGGCTTCGGTTGCGACCCGGTGTGGCGTCGGAACCTGGCGCGCTGCAAGGCAAGATTATCGGATCGGCGTTTCTCGGCCCGCAAAGCGTCTACATGGTAGAAACCCCATTCGGTCCAATAAACGTAAGCATGCCGTCGTCGATGCGCGATGACGCATTTTCTGTCGGAAGTCCGGTGCGAATAGAATGGGACGCCGGTGATGCGATCCTGGTTTCAGCCGCTTAGCTGCGGGTAACCCGTCATCGCCGGGGCATTCCGGCGCATCCATCTTCAATAGATAACTGATGGTTACTCCGCGGGAGTTTGCTCTTCCGCGAAGCGCTCGTCCCAGCGCGAAACCTCGGTGACGAGACCATTATCGAACCAGACAAAAATAGAGTTGACTCTATAAAAGAATTGGCTCTATTATCATTGGCACCTGCAAATGCAGCTGGAGGAAAGAATGAAAGTCATTGTGGTCGGTGCAGGGATTGCGGGCCTCGGGGCAGCATGGCGCCTTCGGGAAAACGGGGCGGAAGTCACGCTTGTCGAAAGCGACAGCGAAGTCGGGGGCCGTTGCCGCACTCACTATTGGCAGGACGGGTGGCGCGTCCGCGGCGCGTTTGCCTTCGTTGGGACGGAAGACAACCTCATCGAACAGAGCAAGGCACTTGGCATTTACAAGCCAGACGGTCTTACCAACCTCACCGAGGCTCATGAGCAATACCTTCTTCATCACGTCAAGGGCATTGTAAGACAGCCCTCGTTCTCCCCTGCGGACATTTTGAGGAACCCACTCCTGTCCATCGGGGAAAAGGCGTCGCTTGCAAAGATGCTCCCATCTCTTGCCAAGCAGATCGGGCGGAACGACCCCCGTGACCTGACGTCCGCGTCGGCGCTCGACACGGAGAGTGCATACGACTTCATGAAGCGCATCTCTCCGAATTTTGCGGACTACATCCTCGAGCCGACCATGCAGATGTTCTGTGGTTATGAGAAGGATGACTACTCCGTCGCATGGCTGATGTGGCTGATGGCCAGCTTTCCCTGGAGCGGGAGCTGGTGGTCTTTCAAGGAGCGCGGGGTCGGCATGCTCACCTATGCCATGGGCCAGCACTTCGAGAAGGATGCCGGCTGCGAAGTCCTGCTTGGTTCGAGGGTTGTCGACGTCACCAAAGCAGACAAGGTGCGGGCAACGATCCTGCAAGGCGAGACAACGCGAAAGATCGAGGCCGATGCGGTGATATTTGCCGTCCCTGCGCCGCTGGTCCCGAAAATGATGCCCACGCTCGACGACGAAAGGCTGAACTTCCTTCGCAGCGTTGGATACGTAGGTCACCACATCGTGCACTATCTATTCGACGCGCAGATGGACGAACTGCCGCCGTCCCTGCTCCTGCCCACAAAGGACGGTTTTGAGCGCGTTTCCAACCTGCACTTCTGGCGGAAGGGCAACAATCGGTTTCTTGCAAGCGGAGAACTCAAGGGGGCTTTTTGCGCCAGCACGCTGGGCGAAAGCGAGGACGCGATACTCGACCAAGCATGGGACGATTACGCCAGGGTCGAGCCGAAGATCGCCAATGCCGTTTTTGTTGACCGGCATCTGCAGCGAAACGACTTGGCGATTTGCCGCCGCGAAGCTGGCTTCGTGAAGCGCCTCGCTGCGTTCCGTCAAATGCCCGACCTCCCCGGGATCGCGTTTGCTGGAGACTATATGATCAACAGCACGGTAGGCCAGTCACATTGGTCGGGTCTTCAGGCTGCCGACAATATCCTCGGAGGCTCGCGAAACGCCTCCGGCGCCGTTGACCGTAAGCTTGGGGTGAGCAGGTGACAGGGATGACCGGACATAGCAAGTTGGAAGAATTGCGCGCCAAGTACGGCGACACTTCGGGGGGCAACTTCTACGATCCCCGCTTCAAGCGAGTGGCAGATAAGCTGTTTTCCAGCACTGGGACGCGCGTTGCGCCATATGCTGGCCTGCCAACATTTCTCACCGCACCATATCGTGCGCTGGGCGAAGACTTCGATCTCTCAGGCCTCGATGTCGCCCTCATCGGAGTACCGATGGATTTGGGCGTCACGAACCGTCCCGGGTCCCGTTTCGGTCCGCGGGCGCTGCGCACGATAGAGCGCATCGGACCGTACAATCACGTGCTCGATTGCGCGCCGGTGCATGAGTTGAGAGTTGCGGATATCGGAGATGTTCCTTTCGCAAGCCGGTATCGGCTGGAACACAGCCATCAGGATATCGAGGCTTTCTTCTCCAAGGTCGTCGAGCGCGCTGTCTTGCCTCTATCGGTTGGTGGCGATCATTCGATAACGCACCCGATACTGAAGGCAGTCGGCCGCGAAAGACCAGTTGGCCTGATTCACATTGATGCGCATTGCGACACTGGAGGAGCTTTCGACCAAACGAAGTTCCATCATGGCGGACCATTTCGGAATGCAGTTCTGGACGGTGTACTCGATCCGCAGAGGACGATTCAAATCGGCATTCGCGGCTCAGCCGAATATCTTTGGGAGTTCAGCTACGATTCCGGCATGACGGTAACCCATGCGGAGGAAATCACCTCCACCGGGATACCAGCCATCATCGACAGGGCACGGAAGGTCGTGGGTGATGGACCCACGTACCTCTCATTCGACATCGACAGCGTCGATCCGAGTTTTGCGCCAGGCACAGGCACACCGGAGGTCGGCGGCCTCACCACGCGCGAAACGCTCGAACTGATCAGGGGCCTCAAGGGCATCAATCTTGTGGGCGGCGATGTTGTGGAAGTTGCCCCGCAATACGACGCCACGACGAACACCGCTCACGTCGGCGCACAAGTCTTGTTCGAGATCTTGAGCCTTATGGTGTTCAGCCCATCGTTGATGCGCTGACATTGGTTTGCCGATGCTCCGCCGGAGAGGAGCCGGTGATGCGATCGGATCTTTGTTCGGAAAGACTGAAAAGGGACTGAAAACAGGGAGGAGCACATGATTCAGGAACTATCCCCTTCGGCACCATGGTGCCGGATAGGCCGCCTATTTCTCGCTCTGCAACCACATCGCGATCGGAGTTAGGGCAATGGAAAACGCTGTCATGACGACCGTGGCATCCGAAGCTTCGCAAAAGTTTGGGGATGCAATCGCGCTTACCCTCCCTGGCAACGAGAGCCTCACATTCAAGGAAATTGATCTCCGGGCAGGACAGTTCGCAGGCGGCCTTTTAAGCCTCGGCATATCGTCGGGCGACCGCGTCGTTCTCTACCTGCCTAACGGTTGGGAGTGGATCGTCGCCTATCATGCAATCGCGAGATTGGGCGCTGTCGTCGTCCCAGCCAATATTCTGCTGAGCCCGGACGAAGTTTCCTACATTGCTTCGGATTCGGACGCCCGAGCGGTGATTTTGCCAACGGATCGTCTGGATCAGGTCGAGCATACGAAGGGGAGGCTCTTTATTGCTCCGGACGGTGGCGACAGAGGCTTTGGCGAAGTTCTGAGCGGCCACTACTTGGCCCCCGTGGCGCGCGATCCGGACGATCTGTTCAAGATTGGCTACACCTCCGGCACCACGGGGCGGCCGAAAGGCGCGATGCTGACCCACGCGAACGTCTTCTGGAGCATGGCATCGACCGCGACAGTGCATGTCCGTCACAGGAGCGACGTCATTCTGTCCGCGCTGCCGCTTCCCCATGTCTATGGCAACATCGTCATGAACTCCGCAATGCAGAGCGGAGCGCGATTGGTATTGCTGCCCCGGTTCGAGCCCGCCCGCGCGCTCGAACTCATTGCTGCAGAACATGTGACACTCTTCGACGGTGTTCCGACGATGTACTATCAGATGCTGGCAAATCCGAACATCGCGACGGCCGACCTATCGTCCCTCAATCGATGCACGGTCGGCGGCCAGACCATGCCGACGGCCAAAATGGAAGCCGTTGTTGATCGTTTTGGATGCCCACTCTTGGAGCTCTGGGGCATGACAGAGGTTGCCGGACCCGCGGTCAGCCATTCGCCCTTCTGGCCAGCCCGGCACGGCTCTATCGGATTGGCTTTTCCCGCGATGGAAGTTCGGATCGCCTCGCTGGAACATCCGAACGACGATGCGAGAAACGGGGAGCCTGGCGAACTGATGGTCCGTGGACCGCTAGTGATGAAGGGATATTGGAACGATCCTTCTGCTACCGCTCTGGTGCTCGATGAAAGAGGCTGGCTTGCCAGCGGCGATGTCGCTGTTAGGGACGGCGATGGCTACGTTTTTGTCGTCGATCGAAAGAAGGACATGATCATCACTGCTGGCTACAACATCTATCCAGCAGAGCTCGAGCAGGTCGTCGCGATGCACTCCGGTGTAGCGATGGTCGCGGTCGCTGGAGTCCCAGATGAAGAAAAGGGCGAAATCGCCCAAGCCTTCGTCGTCCTCCATGCAGGTGTCACGCTCGAGGAACCCGAACTGCTGCTCCACTGCCGGCAGCATCTGGCAGCCTACAAGATCCCGCGCCGCATTGCTTTCGTTGAGGACCTACCGAAGACGAGCACCGGCAAAATCCTGCGCCGCACTTTGCGGGAGGATGCACGCAACCAGTCCACGAAACCAAGTGCTTAGGAGGAGGAGCTTATGAGTATTGATTTCTTCAACGACTATTCGATGACGATCAGCGGAAAGGCCGTTGGCGGCTCAGGTATGTTCGACGCCTTCAATCCCGCTTCCGAGGAGCGAATTGCTTCGGTTCCGGAAGCCAGCCTCGAGCAACTGAATACCGCGGTGGCCGCAGCCGAAGCGGCTTTTCCCCAGTGGAGCGCTCGGCCGATTGAAGAGCGCCAACAGCTGGTCTCCAGGATCGGCGATGTGATCGAAGAACATGCCGAGTCCTTCATGCGCCTGTTGACGCGCGAGCAGGGCAAGGCGCGAAAGGGCGCGGAATGGGAAATCGGTGGTTCTGCCTACTGGTGTCGCGAGATCGCCAAGCAGTCGTTGCCGGTCCATGTAACCGAGCTGTCAACGGACCGCCGCGTCGAGACCCGTCGAGTCCCGCTTGGCGTCATCGGCTGTATCACGCCATGGAACTTCCCTGTGCTGTTGGCTGTCTGGAAAATCGCTCCGGCGCTGGTGGCTGGAAACACGGTCGTTCTAAAGCCGTCTCCCTACACACCGCTGTGCACACTGAAGCTTGGCGAACTGCTGCGCGAAATCCTGCCTCCTGGCGTTTTCAACATCGTTTCGGGCGGCAATGAACTGGGGGCTTGGCTCACCAAGCATCCGAAGGTGAGCAAGGTGAGCTTCACAGGATCCACGGCGACAGGTCGGAAGATCATGGAGGCAGCCTCAGGCAATCTGAAGCGTATCACTCTGGAACTCGGCGGCAATGACCCGGCGATCGTTTTGCCCGACGTCGACATCAAGGAAACGGCTCAAAAACTGTTCTGGGCCGCATTCCAGAACAGTGCGCAATTCTGCGTCGCCGCCAAGCGGCTCTACATCCACGAGGACATCTACGATGAGCTCGCCGCCGAACTGGTGGCTTTTGCTCGCACGGTCAAGGTTGGAGACGGTTCCGATCAGGGCACCGACCTCGGCCCTATCCAGAATCGGATGCAATTCGAAAAACTTAAGGACCTCTTCGCTGACATCAAGGATCGCGGCCAGAACGTTCTTCTGGGCGGCGACATCGGCGAGGGACCGGGGTACTTCGTGCCGGTGACGATCGTGGACAATCCGCCCGAAGATAGCCGGGTGGTGATGGAAGAAGCTTTCGGACCCGTATTGCCACTGCTCAAGTTCAAGGACCTGGATGACGTCATCAAGCGCGCCAACAACACCGAGTACGGGCTTGCCGCGTCGGTGTGGGGCCGGGATATCGATGCTGCGCGTAAAGCAGCAGAGCGTATCGAAGCTGGCACCGTTTGGATCAACGAGATCCACACATTCTCTCCGCACGTGGCATTCGGCGGCCACAAGCAATCGGGGATCGGCATCGAAAACGCCCTCGAGGGGCTGGCAGAATATACGAATTCCCAGACGATCGTGGTGAACAGCGCGGCCTGAAACCCTAAGGATGGCGTTGGGTAAGCGGGCGCCATCCTCACTCAATGCTTGCGATCAGAATGCATTCGGGAGCCGGAACTGACCGATGCCTCTGTCTACGAATATCAATCCGACATCGACCGAATTTCGCGCGAACGCCGAGGCGATCAGACGCACCGGCTGGCTGACCGTTGATTTCGGTATGCCGAGCCGGACGCCGGCCTGCGTGAACCTGCCCGCATCTGCGATTTTCGCCTACGTCGTTCATTGTGGACTGGCGCTGTCGGGACACGGTCGGTTTACGCCAAAGCAGCGCGGCGCACAGGGAGTCTTTCTTCAGTTTATCGACCCGTCGTTCTTCTCAGGGCGGGAGGCTTTTCTTCAAGAAACGACGGATTTCGTGCGGCAGTGCAAAGAAAGTCGCGCGGCCGAGGGCAGTCGGGCGTCCGGTTGCCAGGCGAGCGGGCGATGGCTGAAAAGGCTAGCCAATTGAGAGAAGGACTGGGTGTCGATGATGTCCTTTGGGACCGATTATCGAACTGGGCGCGTGGAATAAATGCTGTTCGAGGAGATGTGCCGGGCACGTTTTGACAGGATTTGTTGCATCGTAAGAAGCCGTCGGGCTGTACGTATTGGGGTGGCCCGCCTTGCGCTTCTCACATAGTGGGCAGCGCGTTGTTAATCTTATTGATCCGGAATTTTGCATCGCTAGTTTGAGCCGGATTCATGCCGGAATTGGCTGGCGTGGTGCGATTTTGGGGCACGAAGATGATACGGTGCTTACACAGCGAACAATCCTATTCTATATTGTCGCGTGATCTCCGAGCGACTTTCTCACCAGAGATGGGGGGACGCCTTCTCGGTCTGAAGTACGGCGATAGCGTCGATATCGTTGTGCCGTTCAATCCGCATCGGTTCGATGTCCTGCATTGGCCACGCGCCGGCGCCTACCCACTGATACCCTACCATAATCGGCTCGCCGATGCCTCGGTCAACGTCGGCGGACAAGCCATATCCCTTCAGGCGCATCCGGCGGCCAAACCGAATACCTTGCATGGTCCCAGCCATAGTCGACCATGGCGCGTCCTAAGGCACGAGACAAACAGGTTCGCCATGGAGATAAATTATAATGCCGATCCGGATTGGCCATGGTGCTTTCACGCATCGCAGGAATTTTTGGTAAAGGACAACGTCCTCACATTACAGGTATCTTTATCCAACCGGGACACCAGGCCAATGCCAGCAGGCTTCGGATGGCACCCGTATTTTGCCTCCACTCACCCGGCTGACACGGATGCTGCGTTTCACTGGCCCCATGCGCATGACTATCTTCCGGTCGGCAACCGCAATGTGATCACGGAACGCGAGGCGCTGGAACGGCAGCCAACCAGCTATCTGGACAGCTGGACCCAGGCGACCATTACGTGCGCCGACGGCGTTCGGGTGACCATGACCGCGGCGGCGCCACTTGATTATCTTGTGGTGCATCGCGGAGACACCGCCCACATCTGCGTTGAGCCGGTAACTCATATCACCAATGCCTGGAACTTGGATGCTGATAAGAGCAGCACCGGAGCTCGCGTCCTGCAGCCTGGAGATACTCTGACAGGCGAGATCAAGATCACTGTGACCCTGTAGATCCCATACAATTGAACGTTCGCGCCAGCAAATTTGCAAAATCTCAATATGTGGACATTCTGCTTGATAGCGGAGCGCTTTTGCGATCCCTCGTGTGGAATGACTTACATATTGAGCCTAAAAGCGAGGCATGCTGATGAATGAATTACAGTGGTCTTCAGATTTGATATCGCCGAAAAATGTCGCAGGGACAGCCCTGATCGGCAAGGCATGCGATATACTCGAAATCATCGGGCACTCTCCGGGGCTGGTTGGGCAGGCGCAGCTGGCAGAGAAAACAGGAATCCCGCGGGCTACTTTGTATAGGATCCTTGCAGCCCTGATATCGCGTGGCCTGATCAGGCAGGACCTGCTTAGCCAAAACTACACGCTCGGGTTCAGCTTCCTGGAACTTGCCCAAAACGCCTGGTCTTCTTCGGATCTGGCTTCCATTGCGTCGGTGGAACTGAGGCGGTTGCGCGATCTGACCGGCGAGACTTCTTACCTGGCCGTGCAGGAAGGAAGCCATGTACTTGCGCTGGGGCGTTTCGAAAGCGCGCATGACAAACGATCCAATGCAAAACTCGGCGCCTTGAAGCCGATGCATTGCACAAGCCAGGGCAAGGCAATCCTCTCACATCTGTCCGAAGCTCAGCTTGAGCACGTCCTGACATCGGGACTTACCGCCTTTACCGACAATACGATCACGGACGTCGAGCAACTGAGAGCACATCTGGCGATCGTGCGGGCGCGAGGTTATGCCATGGACGACGAGGAGATCGTTCTAGGAACACGCTGTGTCGGCGCCGCCATCCTTGATCCGGATGGCAAGCCGATTGCTGCGATCAGTGTCGCAGGACCGACGTTCCGCATGCATCCGGAACGTGCGGAACAGCTGGGCAAGGAGTTGGCAGAGGCCGCAAAGCGGATTTCGAGCCAGCTCGCACCGTCGCTAAGAACATCGGCTCAGTATTCTGGTGACTGTAAGGTCTGGAGCCGCAACCCGGCCTTTATCGGATCAGCACCGCGGTGGGACGTGAGGACGCAGTCGATTTTCTGGGCGGATCTTCTCGCTCCTTCAATCAGGGTGGGAGGCGACGTCGAAGATTTTGCATCGCTGCATACCCTATCAGAAAGGATCAATTCGCTTTGTCTGACGGAGGGCGGCTTTGTCTGCGCGGCTGGCTGTGATCTCCTGGCCGGAGATCGCAATGGCGTTCGTCAACGCTTCGCCGGAGCGGCAAACCTGTCAATCCGATCGCTGCGCGCAAACCCTGATGGGCATATCTGGGCAGCGTGTTTTGATGCCGAAGCAAATATCAGCAAGATCGGCCCCTGGGCCCGGGAGAACGGTCTGGAGCCTGTTTTCGATTTGGCGGGCGATGTCAGCGACATCGCTTTTGCAGGTGAATTGGGGCTGATGGTTGCACAGCCAGTGCGTCAGAGCATATATCTGCTGGAGACTCCGAGTGGTCGCAAACGCAAGTTTGCCGATATACCAAAAGTCGCAGGATCGCCTTGCGGGCTGGCGATCGACGAGGAGCTTAATCCCTGGGTTGGGCTCTCCGACGGATGGAGCATCATCAAGCTCAACGAGAACGGCGAGATCGAGCGAACCATCGCGCTTCCCGTTGCAAATCCAACGGGGATTGCATTCGGCGGAGCCAATCTTTGTGAAATTTTTGTCACCAGTGCGCGAAGCGGTCTGTCGCGCGACAGCCTGACCAACGCGCCACTTTCCGGGCAGTTGCTGTCGATCGATGTCGGCGAGCGCGGACTGCCCGATACTCTTGGAAAACTTTAAGAGGTCCCCGATGCCCGAGGCAAACCCCGAATTGCCAAAAATCATATCCCTGCAGACCCATCCGGTGCGTATACCCTTTGTTGATGGGGGGGCTGGAACCGGTGGGACGCCAAGTCGATGGCATGTCCTCGATATGGTGCTGATCCGTGTGGAGGACGACGAAGGCAACGTCGGTTGGGGCGAGGCGTTCGCATACTTCTGCCTTGAGGCGGTAAAGTCTGCAGTTGATCGAATGATAGCACCATTTGTTGTGGGGCAAAGCATCAGCGATATTCCCGCATGGAACATCGACATCCAGAAAAAGCTTCACCTTTTTGGACGTTATGGCATCACCCTTTTTGCGCTTTCGGGTGTTGATATCGCTCTTTGGGATCTGGCCGCGCGGCGCGCCCGAAAGCCACTTTGGATGCTGCTGGACGCTGACGTGGCCGTCCAGCGTCTGGCCTACGCCAGCCTTGTTCGATACGGCAACGCCGATCTTGTCGCAGTGCAATGTCAGAAGGCGTTGGATCTCGGTTACAGGCACGTCAAGCTTCATGAGATCGCGCCAGACGTCATTCGCCGAGCTCGCGAAATCGTCGGACCGGATGTCCCCTTGATGGTTGACGCGAATTGCACATGGTCGGTCGAAGAGACGATCGCTCTTCGCAAAACCTTTGTGGAGTGTGATGTTCTGTGGGTCGAAGAGCCGATATTCCCGCCAGATGACTATACAGGGCTTGCCAGGATCGAAGGTCAGGGCATCGCGACCGGAGCCGGCGAGAATGTCTCAACGGCGTTCGACTTCCAGCGCCTGATCCAGTCCGTAACATATCCGCAGCCGAGTGTGACAAAGGTGGGCGGAATTTCAGAATTCATCAGCGTGCTAAAATCCTGCGCGCAGGCAGGCAAGATCGCCATGCCGCATACACCCTATTTTGGCCCTGGATATTTTGCGACGCTTGCAATGCTACCGCTGA
Proteins encoded in this region:
- a CDS encoding IclR family transcriptional regulator domain-containing protein translates to MNELQWSSDLISPKNVAGTALIGKACDILEIIGHSPGLVGQAQLAEKTGIPRATLYRILAALISRGLIRQDLLSQNYTLGFSFLELAQNAWSSSDLASIASVELRRLRDLTGETSYLAVQEGSHVLALGRFESAHDKRSNAKLGALKPMHCTSQGKAILSHLSEAQLEHVLTSGLTAFTDNTITDVEQLRAHLAIVRARGYAMDDEEIVLGTRCVGAAILDPDGKPIAAISVAGPTFRMHPERAEQLGKELAEAAKRISSQLAPSLRTSAQYSGDCKVWSRNPAFIGSAPRWDVRTQSIFWADLLAPSIRVGGDVEDFASLHTLSERINSLCLTEGGFVCAAGCDLLAGDRNGVRQRFAGAANLSIRSLRANPDGHIWAACFDAEANISKIGPWARENGLEPVFDLAGDVSDIAFAGELGLMVAQPVRQSIYLLETPSGRKRKFADIPKVAGSPCGLAIDEELNPWVGLSDGWSIIKLNENGEIERTIALPVANPTGIAFGGANLCEIFVTSARSGLSRDSLTNAPLSGQLLSIDVGERGLPDTLGKL
- a CDS encoding mandelate racemase/muconate lactonizing enzyme family protein; the protein is MPEANPELPKIISLQTHPVRIPFVDGGAGTGGTPSRWHVLDMVLIRVEDDEGNVGWGEAFAYFCLEAVKSAVDRMIAPFVVGQSISDIPAWNIDIQKKLHLFGRYGITLFALSGVDIALWDLAARRARKPLWMLLDADVAVQRLAYASLVRYGNADLVAVQCQKALDLGYRHVKLHEIAPDVIRRAREIVGPDVPLMVDANCTWSVEETIALRKTFVECDVLWVEEPIFPPDDYTGLARIEGQGIATGAGENVSTAFDFQRLIQSVTYPQPSVTKVGGISEFISVLKSCAQAGKIAMPHTPYFGPGYFATLAMLPLTSPRTLVEYLFVEPEAWLAATPQPVNGLLSAGDDFGIGFTPDPDVMARYAASL